A region from the Musa acuminata AAA Group cultivar baxijiao chromosome BXJ1-10, Cavendish_Baxijiao_AAA, whole genome shotgun sequence genome encodes:
- the LOC135595228 gene encoding reticulon-like protein B12 isoform X2: protein MISVQDQPVAGSSPELQRSLHEILGGGILDLQELCLTVADVILWRRKNVTIAILLGALASWLVFEVVGYTLLSLVSNVLLLLISILFLWAKAAEVLNRPPPPMPEMHLSEEMIYEAAVLFRFHVNKVLSAFNDIVQGKDPKLFYTVALCLWLISMVGGLTDMLTLGYTSIAIILTVPALYEKYEDGLDRCVKLAHMQVKMYEAVYTECLNKYFIKAKKWILEKKKLITDV from the exons ATGATCTCCGTCCAAGATCAACCGGTGGCAGGATCCTCTCCGGAGCTGCAACGATCGCTTCACGAGATCCTCGGCGGTGGAATCC TGGATTTACAGGAACTGTGTTTGACAGTTGCGGATGTGATCCTTTGGAGGAGAAAGAATGTAACGATAGCGATACTGCTTGGTGCACTGGCTTCTTGGCTGGTTTTTGAAGTGGTGGGATATACGCTATTGTCTCTTGTTTCAAACGTTCTGCTGCTGCTGATTTCCATCCTCTTTCTGTGGGCAAAGGCTGCAGAAGTCCTTAACAG GCCTCCTCCGCCCATGCCAGAGATGCACCTCTCAGAAGAAATGATATATGAAGCTGCAGTTTTGTTCCGATTCCATGTGAACAAGGTCCTATCTGCTTTCAATGATATTGTACAGggaaaggacccaaaacttttctATACAGTAGCTCTGTGCCTATGGCTGATCTCCATGGTTGGTGGGTTGACTGATATGCTCACTTTGGGTTACACAA GTATTGCAATCATCCTAACAGTCCCGGCACTGTATGAGAAGTATGAAGACGGCCTGGACCGATGTGTGAAGTTGGCTCACATGCAAGTGAAGATGTACGAGGCAGTATACACCGAGTGTCTTAACAAATACTTTATAAAAGCTAAGAAGTGgattttggaaaagaaaaaattaattaCTGATGTATGA
- the LOC135595228 gene encoding reticulon-like protein B12 isoform X3: MISVQDQPVAGSSPELQRSLHEILGGGILADVILWRRKNVTIAILLGALASWLVFEVVGYTLLSLVSNVLLLLISILFLWAKAAEVLNRPPPPMPEMHLSEEMIYEAAVLFRFHVNKVLSAFNDIVQGKDPKLFYTVALCLWLISMVGGLTDMLTLGYTSIAIILTVPALYEKYEDGLDRCVKLAHMQVKMYEAVYTECLNKYFIKAKKWILEKKKLITDV, from the exons ATGATCTCCGTCCAAGATCAACCGGTGGCAGGATCCTCTCCGGAGCTGCAACGATCGCTTCACGAGATCCTCGGCGGTGGAATCC TTGCGGATGTGATCCTTTGGAGGAGAAAGAATGTAACGATAGCGATACTGCTTGGTGCACTGGCTTCTTGGCTGGTTTTTGAAGTGGTGGGATATACGCTATTGTCTCTTGTTTCAAACGTTCTGCTGCTGCTGATTTCCATCCTCTTTCTGTGGGCAAAGGCTGCAGAAGTCCTTAACAG GCCTCCTCCGCCCATGCCAGAGATGCACCTCTCAGAAGAAATGATATATGAAGCTGCAGTTTTGTTCCGATTCCATGTGAACAAGGTCCTATCTGCTTTCAATGATATTGTACAGggaaaggacccaaaacttttctATACAGTAGCTCTGTGCCTATGGCTGATCTCCATGGTTGGTGGGTTGACTGATATGCTCACTTTGGGTTACACAA GTATTGCAATCATCCTAACAGTCCCGGCACTGTATGAGAAGTATGAAGACGGCCTGGACCGATGTGTGAAGTTGGCTCACATGCAAGTGAAGATGTACGAGGCAGTATACACCGAGTGTCTTAACAAATACTTTATAAAAGCTAAGAAGTGgattttggaaaagaaaaaattaattaCTGATGTATGA
- the LOC135595228 gene encoding reticulon-like protein B12 isoform X4, producing MGQSYLLRSSVGIDRNPKRNYKELCLTVADVILWRRKNVTIAILLGALASWLVFEVVGYTLLSLVSNVLLLLISILFLWAKAAEVLNRPPPPMPEMHLSEEMIYEAAVLFRFHVNKVLSAFNDIVQGKDPKLFYTVALCLWLISMVGGLTDMLTLGYTSIAIILTVPALYEKYEDGLDRCVKLAHMQVKMYEAVYTECLNKYFIKAKKWILEKKKLITDV from the exons ATGGGGCAATCGTACCTTCTTCGTTCTTCTGTGGGAATCGATCGGAACCCTAAGCGTAATTATAAG GAACTGTGTTTGACAGTTGCGGATGTGATCCTTTGGAGGAGAAAGAATGTAACGATAGCGATACTGCTTGGTGCACTGGCTTCTTGGCTGGTTTTTGAAGTGGTGGGATATACGCTATTGTCTCTTGTTTCAAACGTTCTGCTGCTGCTGATTTCCATCCTCTTTCTGTGGGCAAAGGCTGCAGAAGTCCTTAACAG GCCTCCTCCGCCCATGCCAGAGATGCACCTCTCAGAAGAAATGATATATGAAGCTGCAGTTTTGTTCCGATTCCATGTGAACAAGGTCCTATCTGCTTTCAATGATATTGTACAGggaaaggacccaaaacttttctATACAGTAGCTCTGTGCCTATGGCTGATCTCCATGGTTGGTGGGTTGACTGATATGCTCACTTTGGGTTACACAA GTATTGCAATCATCCTAACAGTCCCGGCACTGTATGAGAAGTATGAAGACGGCCTGGACCGATGTGTGAAGTTGGCTCACATGCAAGTGAAGATGTACGAGGCAGTATACACCGAGTGTCTTAACAAATACTTTATAAAAGCTAAGAAGTGgattttggaaaagaaaaaattaattaCTGATGTATGA
- the LOC135595228 gene encoding reticulon-like protein B12 isoform X1 gives MQHPFVGLHLISELCLTVADVILWRRKNVTIAILLGALASWLVFEVVGYTLLSLVSNVLLLLISILFLWAKAAEVLNRPPPPMPEMHLSEEMIYEAAVLFRFHVNKVLSAFNDIVQGKDPKLFYTVALCLWLISMVGGLTDMLTLGYTSIAIILTVPALYEKYEDGLDRCVKLAHMQVKMYEAVYTECLNKYFIKAKKWILEKKKLITDV, from the exons ATGCAGCACCCGTTTGTCGGTCTCCATTTAATATCA GAACTGTGTTTGACAGTTGCGGATGTGATCCTTTGGAGGAGAAAGAATGTAACGATAGCGATACTGCTTGGTGCACTGGCTTCTTGGCTGGTTTTTGAAGTGGTGGGATATACGCTATTGTCTCTTGTTTCAAACGTTCTGCTGCTGCTGATTTCCATCCTCTTTCTGTGGGCAAAGGCTGCAGAAGTCCTTAACAG GCCTCCTCCGCCCATGCCAGAGATGCACCTCTCAGAAGAAATGATATATGAAGCTGCAGTTTTGTTCCGATTCCATGTGAACAAGGTCCTATCTGCTTTCAATGATATTGTACAGggaaaggacccaaaacttttctATACAGTAGCTCTGTGCCTATGGCTGATCTCCATGGTTGGTGGGTTGACTGATATGCTCACTTTGGGTTACACAA GTATTGCAATCATCCTAACAGTCCCGGCACTGTATGAGAAGTATGAAGACGGCCTGGACCGATGTGTGAAGTTGGCTCACATGCAAGTGAAGATGTACGAGGCAGTATACACCGAGTGTCTTAACAAATACTTTATAAAAGCTAAGAAGTGgattttggaaaagaaaaaattaattaCTGATGTATGA
- the LOC135595227 gene encoding L-type lectin-domain containing receptor kinase S.4-like — MVSCRIFVMAMSPPSSTFTVVVVVLLFGVFLSGGRCEVPNKANDFCFSFDGSEKNRSFDSEFTLYGDAQMSGSAVRITRPANSSSGRIAHRKAIRFLGTKPGFSSSFSFSISPGDGGSLLSFFLESVEGDGFGLSTSLVAVRFGTSGNRSGSLIEIDFGGEAFMTSSNLSDVGLLLNSGEKLRSWIDYDGESKRMEVRLSQAGDPRPTANCSIYCSINLSSLVWKEAVFVGISSWSGNSTETSSLYSWNFTVKRGDPYLMHSEPLNPNSFLVRPTESPPSVHRRKAYAWGVLMAMVSAAACGATLAFSAMVVWAALVARRPVSPVECPVEEDEHGKIVSAGEERLEGGKK; from the coding sequence ATGGTAAGCTGCCGGATTTTTGTGATGGCAATGTCGCCGCCGTCTTCCACCttcaccgtcgtcgtcgtcgtccttcTCTTCGGTGTATTCTTGTCCGGTGGAAGATGCGAAGTACCTAATAAGGCCAACGACTTCTGCTTCTCTTTCGACGGATCGGAGAAAAATCGGAGCTTTGACTCGGAATTCACCCTCTACGGCGACGCCCAGATGAGTGGCTCGGCGGTCAGGATCACGCGGCCGGCGAACTCGAGCTCGGGGCGGATCGCGCACCGGAAAGCCATCAGATTCTTGGGGACCAAGCCTGGGTTTTcttcctccttctccttctccatctCCCCGGGCGACGGTGGTAGCCTCCTCTCTTTCTTCTTGGAGTCGGTGGAGGGAGATGGGTTTGGGCTGTCGACCAGCCTTGTCGCAGTGAGGTTTGGGACGTCCGGTAATCGAAGTGGAAGCCTcattgaaatcgatttcggcggAGAAGCTTTCATGACAAGCAGCAATCTTTCTGATGTCGGTCTGCTTCTGAATAGCGGTGAAAAGTTGCGTTCTTGGATCGACTACGACGGGGAATCGAAGAGGATGGAGGTGAGGCTGAGCCAGGCAGGGGATCCGAGGCCGACCGCCAACTGTTCGATCTATTGCTCGATCAATTTGTCCAGCTTGGTGTGGAAGGAGGCAGTGTTTGTGGGCATAAGCTCTTGGAGTGGAAATTCTACTGAGACCAGCAGTCTATACTCGTGGAACTTTACAGTGAAGCGGGGAGATCCATATCTGATGCACTCCGAGCCTCTGAATCCGAATTCGTTCTTGGTGAGGCCTACCGAGAGCCCTCCTTCTGTTCATCGAAGAAAGGCATATGCTTGGGGTGTTCTCATGGCAATGGTGTCTGCTGCTGCGTGTGGTGCAACGCTGGCGTTCTCGGCGATGGTCGTGTGGGCTGCGCTCGTCGCTCGGCGTCCAGTGTCGCCTGTAGAATGCCCCGTGGAGGAGGATGAACATGGAAAGATTGTATCAGCCGGAGAAGAGCGCTTGGAGGGTGGTAAGAAGTGA